A genome region from Pseudoalteromonas tetraodonis includes the following:
- a CDS encoding TniQ family protein translates to MLSVMPKRIADESLASYLLRLSLRNGFTSPLEWLDKPMWSAVTKNTISIKQRQLLSELVPCAMSTSDLSLAPKHSILFLDCHTDMPRICPYCVKGKGYLKEKWRNIGNLSCELHGCVLCDSCQECGEQLIWSPLLLQGTCTNELCLCPIKSYPISSQINELFIDEICDCLLASLFIQNPYTTVLPIYHHPSACNFNSALEQGFNFLNGKKVYDQFIERLGDATSPFSQLPEKFQFFPLTLLIRHLNAAWPINNCCVSFLQTPQVSSSSNRHIESFIVTFDSAIKLLGITKKQIFHTLPELSAKKVIPQNQQIDIAAIINRTTISVADM, encoded by the coding sequence ATGTTATCGGTAATGCCTAAACGAATCGCAGATGAAAGTCTAGCAAGCTACCTATTACGCTTGAGCCTTCGAAATGGGTTCACCTCACCGCTCGAATGGCTTGATAAACCAATGTGGAGTGCGGTTACAAAAAATACAATTAGCATTAAACAACGACAGCTATTAAGTGAACTCGTACCCTGTGCTATGAGCACTAGCGACTTAAGCTTAGCACCAAAGCACTCCATACTATTTCTAGATTGTCACACTGATATGCCTCGTATTTGTCCCTATTGTGTAAAGGGCAAAGGATATCTAAAAGAAAAGTGGCGAAACATTGGTAATTTATCATGTGAGCTGCACGGTTGTGTGCTCTGCGATAGCTGTCAAGAATGTGGTGAACAACTCATTTGGTCACCTTTATTATTACAAGGTACTTGCACCAACGAGTTGTGTTTGTGCCCAATAAAAAGCTATCCGATATCTAGCCAAATAAACGAATTATTCATAGATGAAATCTGCGATTGCTTGCTAGCTAGCTTGTTTATTCAAAATCCTTACACAACTGTTTTACCCATTTACCATCATCCATCGGCATGCAACTTCAACAGCGCATTAGAGCAGGGCTTCAACTTCCTCAATGGCAAAAAAGTATATGACCAATTTATAGAACGATTAGGTGATGCAACTAGTCCTTTTTCTCAACTTCCAGAAAAATTTCAATTCTTTCCGTTAACACTACTAATACGACACCTCAATGCAGCATGGCCTATAAATAATTGCTGCGTTAGCTTTCTCCAAACACCACAAGTATCCTCCAGCTCAAATCGACATATAGAATCATTTATCGTTACTTTTGATAGTGCGATTAAACTTCTTGGCATTACAAAAAAACAGATATTTCACACTTTACCTGAACTCTCTGCTAAAAAAGTTATACCGCAAAATCAGCAAATAGATATTGCGGCAATAATTAATCGAACCACTATTTCTGTGGCCGATATGTAA
- a CDS encoding peptidylprolyl isomerase: protein MKKCVVTLLVSALLGGCAQHSTQSPASSAKKLTSSEIIAAAKDDEWRWVESENILKLTLPTGAAYIELNPKLAPKHTANIKKLARQGFYQGTHIYRFVEGFVAQGGDSTGKKLAKTKDNTVPAEFYLTTTEPLSITEMGSDGYAPVTGFLGGFAVAQNQAHTQTWQVHCHGIFAMARDNDINSASSEFFVTIGQGPRYLDKNITVFGRVLKGMAHFHQLVRTPTENTEFNPITDLQVLADVADDSSQFKVMKTDSDSFKQLIIARGNRSEEWFAYSHNYIDVCGMAVPTKQLND, encoded by the coding sequence ATGAAAAAGTGTGTAGTGACCCTTTTAGTGTCGGCCTTGTTAGGTGGGTGTGCCCAGCACAGTACTCAATCACCAGCCTCATCGGCTAAAAAGCTAACAAGCAGTGAGATTATTGCGGCGGCTAAAGATGATGAATGGCGATGGGTCGAATCAGAGAATATTCTAAAGTTAACCCTGCCCACAGGCGCCGCATATATTGAGCTTAACCCCAAACTTGCGCCTAAACACACTGCGAATATTAAAAAACTGGCAAGACAAGGCTTTTATCAAGGTACTCACATTTACCGTTTTGTTGAAGGGTTTGTAGCTCAAGGTGGCGATAGTACGGGTAAAAAGTTAGCCAAAACTAAAGATAACACGGTGCCAGCGGAATTTTATTTAACCACCACTGAGCCACTTTCAATAACCGAGATGGGCAGTGATGGTTATGCACCCGTAACGGGGTTTTTAGGTGGCTTTGCGGTTGCACAAAACCAAGCGCATACACAAACGTGGCAAGTCCATTGTCATGGCATATTTGCAATGGCGCGCGATAACGATATAAACAGTGCCAGCAGTGAGTTTTTTGTCACCATAGGTCAAGGGCCGCGTTATTTAGACAAAAATATTACCGTGTTTGGTCGGGTGCTTAAAGGCATGGCACATTTTCATCAGCTAGTGCGAACGCCAACTGAGAATACCGAGTTTAACCCCATTACTGATCTACAAGTATTAGCGGATGTAGCAGACGATAGCAGCCAATTTAAAGTAATGAAAACAGACTCTGATTCATTCAAACAATTAATTATTGCTAGGGGTAACCGCAGCGAAGAATGGTTTGCGTACAGCCATAATTATATTGATGTGTGTGGCATGGCGGTGCCAACTAAGCAACTTAATGACTAA
- a CDS encoding GNAT family N-acetyltransferase: MTATAESTDTFSVQHIAPEDISTAASLIYQAYQNDPILQTLLGYNEKSPLDYEKKLRALIREELSSFWQEKQPLIGLYRNDKLKAVACVFESSSQLQAERYWHWRLKLMLSAGYLQTNQLIEKEKTIRDALKPQGNYYFLAFIAVDPHFHGQGFGRQLLKGLDGLLHDNPESSGIAVFVTRDEHTQFFKSQGFEHFKQLTFNRVKGELLFKTALSVQG; encoded by the coding sequence ATGACAGCCACAGCAGAATCCACAGACACGTTTAGCGTGCAACATATTGCACCAGAAGATATCAGTACCGCTGCAAGCCTTATATATCAGGCCTACCAAAATGACCCTATTTTACAAACTCTGCTAGGGTATAACGAAAAAAGCCCTCTGGACTATGAAAAAAAACTCCGTGCGCTTATTCGCGAAGAGCTCAGTAGCTTTTGGCAAGAAAAACAGCCTTTAATTGGCCTTTACCGTAACGATAAGTTAAAAGCAGTTGCTTGTGTATTTGAGTCAAGTAGCCAACTTCAAGCAGAGCGTTATTGGCATTGGCGATTAAAGTTGATGTTAAGTGCCGGTTATTTGCAAACGAATCAATTAATTGAAAAAGAAAAAACTATTCGTGATGCACTAAAGCCGCAAGGCAATTACTACTTTTTAGCGTTTATCGCCGTTGACCCACATTTTCATGGTCAAGGGTTTGGCCGCCAATTACTTAAAGGCTTAGATGGTTTATTACATGACAATCCTGAGTCCTCTGGTATAGCGGTATTTGTGACTCGTGACGAACATACGCAATTTTTTAAATCACAAGGCTTTGAGCACTTTAAGCAGCTCACATTTAACCGAGTTAAAGGTGAATTACTTTTTAAAACTGCTCTATCTGTACAAGGCTAG
- a CDS encoding ATP-binding protein has protein sequence MFSHPSLSKCLELIDQVHQQSFGKNYGLLLTGLSGVGKTCLAKTYLARFPTLCTPEVTYYPVIYVKLTETKTATDFLIQVVKALTSVIGKNANKAHIVQDRLAVLLAAHRVQLIIIDEVQECLTDIDGITSQRMAKQIAALLDNNPKVSLILMGTPVASRLLKLKYGKSTHRLKGEEQLSRRFLSEQKLYIIPSRCECWLLCCNYFATEFRFPPFTLDDKPILNRLHVATDGRIGLLTKLFAIASTSERKNLLAKLEDAYLLGINSSAYNPFDTLALTDNDIVGILDSREFD, from the coding sequence ATGTTTAGCCACCCAAGTCTGAGCAAGTGCCTTGAACTAATAGACCAAGTTCATCAGCAAAGTTTTGGTAAAAATTATGGATTACTTTTAACAGGTCTAAGTGGTGTTGGTAAAACGTGTTTAGCCAAGACATATCTAGCACGTTTTCCAACTTTATGTACTCCCGAAGTAACCTACTATCCGGTCATTTATGTAAAGTTAACGGAGACTAAAACAGCTACTGATTTTCTTATACAGGTCGTTAAAGCTCTCACTTCAGTCATAGGTAAAAATGCCAATAAAGCTCATATCGTTCAAGACAGGCTTGCCGTTTTACTTGCCGCGCATCGCGTACAACTGATCATTATCGATGAAGTACAGGAATGTTTGACGGATATCGACGGAATCACTAGTCAGCGAATGGCAAAGCAAATAGCAGCGCTGCTAGATAACAACCCAAAAGTTTCACTTATTTTAATGGGAACGCCAGTCGCCAGCCGATTGTTAAAGCTTAAATATGGCAAATCAACGCACAGATTAAAAGGTGAGGAGCAACTGAGCCGCCGTTTCCTATCTGAACAAAAGCTTTACATAATCCCTTCTCGCTGCGAGTGCTGGCTTTTGTGCTGTAATTACTTTGCCACCGAATTTCGATTTCCGCCATTCACTCTAGACGACAAACCTATACTTAATCGTTTGCATGTCGCAACCGACGGCAGAATTGGGCTGTTAACGAAGCTTTTTGCTATAGCTTCAACCAGTGAGCGTAAGAATCTGTTGGCTAAGCTTGAAGATGCTTACCTGTTGGGAATTAATTCATCTGCTTACAATCCTTTTGACACACTTGCCCTAACTGATAATGACATCGTTGGGATTTTAGATTCGAGGGAATTTGATTAA
- the queF gene encoding NADPH-dependent 7-cyano-7-deazaguanine reductase QueF (Catalyzes the NADPH-dependent reduction of 7-cyano-7-deazaguanine (preQ0) to 7-aminomethyl-7-deazaguanine (preQ1) in queuosine biosynthesis): protein MTDYSNSPDLKGSVLGQSTEYVDQYTPSLLFPIARKLNRDSLSIDETALPFKGQDIWTGYELSWLNTKGKPQVAVALFTFECQSSHIIESKSFKLYLNSFNQSRFGSIEIVKQHLIDDLSNAVNSPVKVTLYSADDYNCIPCTPLPGECIDELDIEIDNYHIDAHSLKSQSNKIVTETLHSHLLKSNCLITSQPDWASIIIRYTGEQVCRESLLRYLISFRTHNEFHEQCVERIYSDLTTQLHIKELEVYARYTRRGGLDINPYRSTHYNETPFSVKINRQ from the coding sequence ATGACAGATTACAGCAATTCTCCCGATCTTAAAGGCAGCGTACTTGGTCAATCTACTGAGTATGTCGATCAATACACGCCCAGCTTGCTTTTTCCTATTGCTCGCAAGCTTAATCGCGATTCATTAAGTATTGATGAAACTGCGCTGCCGTTTAAAGGCCAAGACATATGGACAGGTTACGAACTGTCTTGGTTAAATACTAAAGGTAAGCCTCAAGTTGCGGTGGCATTGTTTACTTTCGAATGTCAAAGTAGTCATATTATTGAATCAAAGTCGTTTAAGCTTTATTTAAACAGCTTTAATCAAAGCCGTTTTGGGAGTATTGAAATTGTTAAACAACATTTAATTGACGACTTATCCAATGCGGTAAACAGCCCTGTAAAGGTAACCTTATACAGCGCTGATGACTACAATTGTATTCCTTGCACACCGCTTCCAGGTGAGTGTATTGATGAGTTAGATATTGAGATAGATAACTACCATATTGATGCCCATTCACTTAAATCACAAAGCAATAAAATAGTCACCGAAACTTTGCATAGCCACTTGCTTAAGTCTAACTGTTTAATTACTTCACAACCGGATTGGGCGAGTATTATTATTCGCTATACCGGTGAGCAAGTTTGTCGTGAGTCATTATTACGCTATTTAATTTCATTTAGAACTCACAATGAGTTTCATGAGCAATGTGTGGAACGTATTTACAGCGACTTAACCACTCAACTCCATATTAAAGAACTTGAAGTATACGCTCGTTATACGCGCCGTGGTGGGCTTGATATAAACCCATATCGCTCAACACATTATAACGAAACCCCATTTTCGGTAAAAATAAACCGTCAATAA
- a CDS encoding Zn-ribbon-containing protein — protein sequence MFVVDLTFDCYQDTTLEQAEQAINRLVNALRFNGQIIGEEFPTVLKDGYFITRVMCPTEDAMHPLNNSAFVKHSVEKLHGAGLLAPKVKVIGQDIHSNGADGCKEPSSYILYTTYVHTCSPLYCGDDFLPVPLFKIPAIANGDYKTLIKWQEDWQACDQIQINGATRCEFPALEEIASTQSDLYRRGKDITKRISFLTKKPVYYYLYRVGGVDKASELERKCPSCHGEWKLPEPWFGLFDFRCEPCGLVSNISWDFQ from the coding sequence ATGTTTGTTGTTGATTTAACATTTGATTGCTACCAAGACACAACCCTAGAGCAAGCCGAGCAGGCAATAAACCGCTTAGTGAATGCATTACGCTTTAATGGCCAAATCATTGGAGAGGAATTTCCAACGGTTTTAAAAGATGGCTATTTTATTACTCGTGTAATGTGCCCGACCGAAGACGCCATGCACCCACTTAATAACAGTGCGTTTGTTAAACACAGTGTTGAAAAGCTTCATGGCGCTGGTTTGCTTGCTCCCAAAGTAAAGGTCATCGGTCAAGATATTCACTCCAATGGCGCCGATGGCTGTAAAGAGCCATCAAGCTATATTTTATACACCACCTATGTGCATACATGTAGCCCACTGTATTGTGGCGATGACTTTTTACCCGTGCCGCTATTTAAGATTCCTGCGATTGCTAATGGTGACTATAAAACACTAATTAAATGGCAAGAAGATTGGCAAGCGTGCGATCAAATTCAAATTAATGGTGCAACACGCTGTGAATTTCCAGCGCTTGAAGAAATAGCCAGCACCCAAAGTGATTTATACCGCCGTGGTAAAGATATAACTAAACGGATTAGTTTTTTAACTAAAAAGCCTGTTTACTATTATTTATACCGTGTAGGGGGGGTTGATAAAGCCTCTGAACTTGAGCGTAAATGCCCGAGTTGCCATGGTGAATGGAAATTACCCGAGCCATGGTTTGGCTTGTTTGATTTTAGGTGTGAACCGTGTGGTTTAGTCTCTAATATTTCGTGGGATTTTCAATAA
- the syd gene encoding SecY-interacting protein, with protein sequence MSVAMQLAQLHEKFSEQTITNTQKRPLIVHDEQWPSPCEIGSADEHGMIQWQAIVREPTGSLTDLANALELEFPEALSQFYGHMFAGSVVANIDGHQVELLQAWNEDDFDLLQQNITGHVLMKRKLKQAPSVFIGLTDQDDLLVTVLVETGEVCLEYVGKKPHHVLAKNLSEFIASLTV encoded by the coding sequence ATGTCTGTTGCAATGCAATTAGCTCAACTTCACGAAAAATTTAGCGAACAAACGATTACTAATACACAAAAGCGCCCATTAATCGTCCACGATGAGCAATGGCCAAGCCCATGTGAAATAGGTAGCGCCGATGAACATGGCATGATCCAATGGCAAGCGATAGTTAGAGAGCCTACAGGTTCATTAACCGATCTCGCTAACGCATTGGAGCTTGAGTTTCCAGAGGCGTTGAGTCAATTTTATGGTCATATGTTTGCTGGCAGTGTTGTAGCCAATATTGACGGACATCAAGTGGAATTATTACAAGCATGGAATGAAGATGATTTTGACCTACTGCAACAAAATATCACTGGCCATGTTTTAATGAAACGTAAACTCAAACAAGCGCCAAGTGTATTTATTGGGTTAACCGACCAAGACGATTTGCTTGTTACCGTATTAGTAGAAACAGGTGAGGTGTGCTTAGAGTATGTAGGTAAAAAGCCACATCATGTACTTGCCAAAAACCTCAGTGAATTTATAGCATCGTTGACAGTATAA
- a CDS encoding DUF2789 domain-containing protein, whose product MDTTKHDINTLFAQLGLPNTEAEIDAFIASHAISDTTLLQDAPFWDEAQQHFIAESLAVDGDWSEVIDELDSRLRQNN is encoded by the coding sequence ATGGATACGACTAAGCACGACATAAATACATTGTTCGCACAATTAGGGTTACCTAATACAGAAGCAGAAATAGATGCATTTATTGCATCGCATGCCATTTCGGATACCACATTATTGCAAGATGCTCCCTTTTGGGATGAAGCCCAACAACACTTTATTGCTGAATCGCTGGCGGTTGATGGCGATTGGAGTGAGGTAATTGACGAACTCGACTCTCGCCTTCGTCAAAATAATTAA